One genomic segment of Sorex araneus isolate mSorAra2 chromosome X, mSorAra2.pri, whole genome shotgun sequence includes these proteins:
- the AGBL5 gene encoding cytosolic carboxypeptidase-like protein 5 isoform X5: MKTLALAGTERPSLFSSQGQSGAGGCVPGPVMELRCGGLLFSSRFDSGNLAHVEKVESVSSDGEGAAGGVAAPASSLSSPDYEFNVWTRPDCAETEFENGNRSWFYFSVRGGTPGKLIKINIMNMNKQSKLYSQGMAPFVRTVPTRPRWERVRDRPTFEMTETQFVLSFVHRFLEGRGATTFFAFCYPFSYSDCQDLLNQLDQRFLENHPTHSSPLDTIYYHRETLCYSLDGLRVDLLTISSCHGLREDREPRLELLFPDTSTPRPYCFTGKRVFFLSSRVHPGETPSSFVFNGFLDFILRPDDPRAQTLRRLFVFKLIPMLNPDGVVRGHYRTDSRGVNLNRQYLKPDAVLHPAIYGAKAVLLYHHVHSRLNAQNAPEHQQSPHLPPSAPPVDLEKASSTLPSEAHLDSAPSGENAEAWPPPALAEQKPSSMWIVSQQGTESQHPAPDDIPPKESGVAYYVDLHGHASKRGCFMYGNSFSDESTQVENMLYPKLISLNSAHFDFQGCNFSEKNMYARDRRDGQSKEGSGRVAIHKASGIIHSYTLECNYNTGRSVNSIPAACHDNGRASPPPPPAFPSRYTVELFEQVGRAMAIAALDMAECNPWPRIVLSEHSSLTNLRAWMLRHVRSSRGLSSTVSLGLTKKRGARTPPKNASGLPGTGPENTLSRTRSFSTGTSAGGSQQDSPQMKSSPSFPFHGLRPPGLPGLGSGTQKVSQRELGPVRGRAGAELARGKTGCGPTENIPDPANRPSVSSGCWYPRGQERRRRQQPLTQRPTSSSLAAPQAPNPSPASSRSVGPCLLPSSLSASGAGCSFLSSGDKPEAVMVIGKGLLGAGPRIPCIRTRLQNCPRRVPARRGPGFPRLGPGWAGAHRRLAEG; this comes from the exons ATGAAGACCCTTGCCCTAGCTGGAACTGAGCGGCCGTCTTTATTTAG CTCTCAGGGCCAGAGCGGGGCAGGAGGATGCGTCCCCGGCCCCGTCATGGAGCTGCGCTGTGGGGGACTGCTGTTCAGCTCTCGCTTTGATTCGGGGAACCTCGCGCATGTGGAGAAGGTGGAGTCTGTGTCCAGCGATGGGGAAGGAGCGGCAGGCGGGGTGGCAGCTCCCGCCAGCAGCCTTAGCTCCCCCGACTACGAGTTCAACGTGTGGACCCGGCCCGACTGTGCGGAGACGGAGTTTGAGAATGGGAACAG GTCCTGGTTCTACTTCAGCGTCCGGGGAGGAACGCCAGGGAAACTCATCAAGATCAACATCATGAACATGAACAAGCAGAGCAAGCTGTATTCCCAGGGCATGGCCCCGTTTGTGCGCACAGTGCCGACCCGGCCGCGCTGGGAACGGGTCCGAGACCGGCCCACCTTTGAG ATGACAGAGACGCAGTTTGTGTTATCCTTTGTTCACCGTTTCCTAGAAGGCCGTGGGGCCACCACCTTCTTCGCCTTCTGCTACCCCTTCTCCTACAGCGACTGCCAGGATCTGCTGAACCAACTAGACCAGCGCTTCCTGGAAAACCACCCCACCCATAGCAG CCCTCTGGATACCATCTATTACCATCGGGAGACGCTGTGCTACTCGCTGGATGGGCTGCGTGTGGACCTGCTGACCATCAGCTCCTGCCACGGGCTTCGCGAGGACCGAGAGCCACGCCTGGAGCTGCTCTTCCCCGACACCAGCACGCCCAGACCTTACTGTTTCACAGGCAAAAGG GTCTTCTTCCTAAGCAGCAGGGTTCACCCTGGGGAGACCCCGTCCAGCTTTGTCTTCAATGGCTTTCTGGACTTCATCCTTCGGCCTGATGACCCCCGGGCCCAAACCCTGCGTCGCCTGTTTGTCTTTAAGCTGATTCCCATGTTGAACCCCGATGGTGTGGTCCGTGGCCACTACCG caCAGACTCGCGGGGGGTGAATCTGAACCGCCAGTACCTGAAGCCTGACGCGGTCCTGCACCCCGCCATCTATGGGGCCAAAGCGGTGCTCCTCTACCACCACGTGCACTCGCGTCTCAATGCCCAGaacgcccctgagcaccagcagagtccccacctccctcccagcgCTCCCCCCGTCGACCTGGAGAAAGCCAGCAGCACTCTGCCAAGCGAAGCGCACCTGGACAGCGCCCCCAGCGGGGAGAACGCCGAGGCCTGGCCACCGCCCGCGCTCGCCGAACAGAAGCCCAGCAGCATGTGGATCGTGTCCCAGCAGGGCACCGAGAGTCAGCACCCAGCCCCCGACGACATCCCCCCCAAAGAGAGTGGGGTCGCCTACTACGTCGACCTGCACGGACATGCTTCCAAGAGGGGCTGCTTTATGTACGGAAACAGCTTCAGCGACGAGAGCACCCAG GTGGAAAATATGCTGTATCCAAAGCTCATCTCCTTGAACTCAGCCCACTTTGACTTCCAGGGCTGCAATTTTTCAGAGAAGAACATGTATGCCCGAGATCGCCGAGACGGCCAGTCCAAAGAGGGCAGCGGCCGGGTTGCCATCCACAAAGCCTCAGGGATAATCCACAG CTACACACTTGAATGCAACTACAACACCGGCCGCTCGGTGAACAGCATCCCTGCCGCCTGCCACGACAATGGCCGTGccagcccgccgccgccgcctgcctTCCCCTCCAGATACACTGTGGAGCTCTTTGAGCAG GTGGGTCGTGCAATGGCCATCGCGGCTCTGGACATGGCCGAGTGCAACCCATGGCCCCGCATCGTGCTGTCGGAGCACAGCAGCCTCACGAACCTGCGGGCCTGGATGCTGAGGCACGTGCGCAGCAGCcgaggcctgagcagcaccgtgAGCCTGGGCCTCACCAAGAAGAGAGGCGCCCGGACGCCGCCCAAGAACGCCAG CGGGTTGCCCGGCACCGGCCCTGAGAACACCCTGAGCCGCACACGCAGTTTCAGCACCGGCACCAGTGCCGGCGGCAGCCAGCAGGACTCCCCACAGATGAAGAGCTCCCCCAGCTTTCCCTTCCATGGCCTCCGGCCCCCGGGGCTGCCAGGCCTGGGCTCCGGCACCCAGAAGGTCAGCCAGCGGGAGCTGGGCCCTGTCAGAG GACGAGCCGGTGCTGAGCTGGCTAGAGGGAAAACAGGATGTGGGCCGACGGAGAACATTCCAGATCCTGCTAACCGTCCCAGCGTTTCTTCAGGATGCTGGT ACCCCCGCGGCCAGGAAAGGAGACGGCGACAGCAGCCGCTGACTCAGCGCCCCACCTCGAGCAGCCTGGCCGCACCGCAAGCTCCCAACCCCAGCCCGGCCTCCTCGCGCAGCGTgggcccctgcctgctgcccagcTCGCTCAGCGCCTCAG GGGCTGGCTGCTCGTTTCTGTCTTCAGGGGACAAGCCAGAAGCCGTGATGGTGATCGGGAAAGGCCTTCTAGGGGCGGGGCCTCGGATCCCCTGCATCAGGACCCGACTGCAG AACTGCCCGAGGAGAGTTCCCGCCAGGAGGGGTCCCGGATTCCCCAG GCTAGGCCCAGGCTGGGCCGGGGCTCACCGCCGACTTGCAGAGGGATGA
- the AGBL5 gene encoding cytosolic carboxypeptidase-like protein 5 isoform X6, translating to MKTLALAGTERPSLFSSQGQSGAGGCVPGPVMELRCGGLLFSSRFDSGNLAHVEKVESVSSDGEGAAGGVAAPASSLSSPDYEFNVWTRPDCAETEFENGNRSWFYFSVRGGTPGKLIKINIMNMNKQSKLYSQGMAPFVRTVPTRPRWERVRDRPTFEMTETQFVLSFVHRFLEGRGATTFFAFCYPFSYSDCQDLLNQLDQRFLENHPTHSSPLDTIYYHRETLCYSLDGLRVDLLTISSCHGLREDREPRLELLFPDTSTPRPYCFTGKRVFFLSSRVHPGETPSSFVFNGFLDFILRPDDPRAQTLRRLFVFKLIPMLNPDGVVRGHYRTDSRGVNLNRQYLKPDAVLHPAIYGAKAVLLYHHVHSRLNAQNAPEHQQSPHLPPSAPPVDLEKASSTLPSEAHLDSAPSGENAEAWPPPALAEQKPSSMWIVSQQGTESQHPAPDDIPPKESGVAYYVDLHGHASKRGCFMYGNSFSDESTQVENMLYPKLISLNSAHFDFQGCNFSEKNMYARDRRDGQSKEGSGRVAIHKASGIIHSYTLECNYNTGRSVNSIPAACHDNGRASPPPPPAFPSRYTVELFEQVGRAMAIAALDMAECNPWPRIVLSEHSSLTNLRAWMLRHVRSSRGLSSTVSLGLTKKRGARTPPKNASGLPGTGPENTLSRTRSFSTGTSAGGSQQDSPQMKSSPSFPFHGLRPPGLPGLGSGTQKVSQRELGPVRDPRGQERRRRQQPLTQRPTSSSLAAPQAPNPSPASSRSVGPCLLPSSLSASGAGCSFLSSGDKPEAVMVIGKGLLGAGPRIPCIRTRLQNCPRRVPARRGPGFPRLGPGWAGAHRRLAEG from the exons ATGAAGACCCTTGCCCTAGCTGGAACTGAGCGGCCGTCTTTATTTAG CTCTCAGGGCCAGAGCGGGGCAGGAGGATGCGTCCCCGGCCCCGTCATGGAGCTGCGCTGTGGGGGACTGCTGTTCAGCTCTCGCTTTGATTCGGGGAACCTCGCGCATGTGGAGAAGGTGGAGTCTGTGTCCAGCGATGGGGAAGGAGCGGCAGGCGGGGTGGCAGCTCCCGCCAGCAGCCTTAGCTCCCCCGACTACGAGTTCAACGTGTGGACCCGGCCCGACTGTGCGGAGACGGAGTTTGAGAATGGGAACAG GTCCTGGTTCTACTTCAGCGTCCGGGGAGGAACGCCAGGGAAACTCATCAAGATCAACATCATGAACATGAACAAGCAGAGCAAGCTGTATTCCCAGGGCATGGCCCCGTTTGTGCGCACAGTGCCGACCCGGCCGCGCTGGGAACGGGTCCGAGACCGGCCCACCTTTGAG ATGACAGAGACGCAGTTTGTGTTATCCTTTGTTCACCGTTTCCTAGAAGGCCGTGGGGCCACCACCTTCTTCGCCTTCTGCTACCCCTTCTCCTACAGCGACTGCCAGGATCTGCTGAACCAACTAGACCAGCGCTTCCTGGAAAACCACCCCACCCATAGCAG CCCTCTGGATACCATCTATTACCATCGGGAGACGCTGTGCTACTCGCTGGATGGGCTGCGTGTGGACCTGCTGACCATCAGCTCCTGCCACGGGCTTCGCGAGGACCGAGAGCCACGCCTGGAGCTGCTCTTCCCCGACACCAGCACGCCCAGACCTTACTGTTTCACAGGCAAAAGG GTCTTCTTCCTAAGCAGCAGGGTTCACCCTGGGGAGACCCCGTCCAGCTTTGTCTTCAATGGCTTTCTGGACTTCATCCTTCGGCCTGATGACCCCCGGGCCCAAACCCTGCGTCGCCTGTTTGTCTTTAAGCTGATTCCCATGTTGAACCCCGATGGTGTGGTCCGTGGCCACTACCG caCAGACTCGCGGGGGGTGAATCTGAACCGCCAGTACCTGAAGCCTGACGCGGTCCTGCACCCCGCCATCTATGGGGCCAAAGCGGTGCTCCTCTACCACCACGTGCACTCGCGTCTCAATGCCCAGaacgcccctgagcaccagcagagtccccacctccctcccagcgCTCCCCCCGTCGACCTGGAGAAAGCCAGCAGCACTCTGCCAAGCGAAGCGCACCTGGACAGCGCCCCCAGCGGGGAGAACGCCGAGGCCTGGCCACCGCCCGCGCTCGCCGAACAGAAGCCCAGCAGCATGTGGATCGTGTCCCAGCAGGGCACCGAGAGTCAGCACCCAGCCCCCGACGACATCCCCCCCAAAGAGAGTGGGGTCGCCTACTACGTCGACCTGCACGGACATGCTTCCAAGAGGGGCTGCTTTATGTACGGAAACAGCTTCAGCGACGAGAGCACCCAG GTGGAAAATATGCTGTATCCAAAGCTCATCTCCTTGAACTCAGCCCACTTTGACTTCCAGGGCTGCAATTTTTCAGAGAAGAACATGTATGCCCGAGATCGCCGAGACGGCCAGTCCAAAGAGGGCAGCGGCCGGGTTGCCATCCACAAAGCCTCAGGGATAATCCACAG CTACACACTTGAATGCAACTACAACACCGGCCGCTCGGTGAACAGCATCCCTGCCGCCTGCCACGACAATGGCCGTGccagcccgccgccgccgcctgcctTCCCCTCCAGATACACTGTGGAGCTCTTTGAGCAG GTGGGTCGTGCAATGGCCATCGCGGCTCTGGACATGGCCGAGTGCAACCCATGGCCCCGCATCGTGCTGTCGGAGCACAGCAGCCTCACGAACCTGCGGGCCTGGATGCTGAGGCACGTGCGCAGCAGCcgaggcctgagcagcaccgtgAGCCTGGGCCTCACCAAGAAGAGAGGCGCCCGGACGCCGCCCAAGAACGCCAG CGGGTTGCCCGGCACCGGCCCTGAGAACACCCTGAGCCGCACACGCAGTTTCAGCACCGGCACCAGTGCCGGCGGCAGCCAGCAGGACTCCCCACAGATGAAGAGCTCCCCCAGCTTTCCCTTCCATGGCCTCCGGCCCCCGGGGCTGCCAGGCCTGGGCTCCGGCACCCAGAAGGTCAGCCAGCGGGAGCTGGGCCCTGTCAGAG ACCCCCGCGGCCAGGAAAGGAGACGGCGACAGCAGCCGCTGACTCAGCGCCCCACCTCGAGCAGCCTGGCCGCACCGCAAGCTCCCAACCCCAGCCCGGCCTCCTCGCGCAGCGTgggcccctgcctgctgcccagcTCGCTCAGCGCCTCAG GGGCTGGCTGCTCGTTTCTGTCTTCAGGGGACAAGCCAGAAGCCGTGATGGTGATCGGGAAAGGCCTTCTAGGGGCGGGGCCTCGGATCCCCTGCATCAGGACCCGACTGCAG AACTGCCCGAGGAGAGTTCCCGCCAGGAGGGGTCCCGGATTCCCCAG GCTAGGCCCAGGCTGGGCCGGGGCTCACCGCCGACTTGCAGAGGGATGA
- the AGBL5 gene encoding cytosolic carboxypeptidase-like protein 5 isoform X1, producing MKTLALAGTERPSLFSSQGQSGAGGCVPGPVMELRCGGLLFSSRFDSGNLAHVEKVESVSSDGEGAAGGVAAPASSLSSPDYEFNVWTRPDCAETEFENGNRSWFYFSVRGGTPGKLIKINIMNMNKQSKLYSQGMAPFVRTVPTRPRWERVRDRPTFEMTETQFVLSFVHRFLEGRGATTFFAFCYPFSYSDCQDLLNQLDQRFLENHPTHSSPLDTIYYHRETLCYSLDGLRVDLLTISSCHGLREDREPRLELLFPDTSTPRPYCFTGKRVFFLSSRVHPGETPSSFVFNGFLDFILRPDDPRAQTLRRLFVFKLIPMLNPDGVVRGHYRTDSRGVNLNRQYLKPDAVLHPAIYGAKAVLLYHHVHSRLNAQNAPEHQQSPHLPPSAPPVDLEKASSTLPSEAHLDSAPSGENAEAWPPPALAEQKPSSMWIVSQQGTESQHPAPDDIPPKESGVAYYVDLHGHASKRGCFMYGNSFSDESTQVENMLYPKLISLNSAHFDFQGCNFSEKNMYARDRRDGQSKEGSGRVAIHKASGIIHSYTLECNYNTGRSVNSIPAACHDNGRASPPPPPAFPSRYTVELFEQVGRAMAIAALDMAECNPWPRIVLSEHSSLTNLRAWMLRHVRSSRGLSSTVSLGLTKKRGARTPPKNASGLPGTGPENTLSRTRSFSTGTSAGGSQQDSPQMKSSPSFPFHGLRPPGLPGLGSGTQKVSQRELGPVRGRAGAELARGKTGCGPTENIPDPANRPSVSSGCWYPRGQERRRRQQPLTQRPTSSSLAAPQAPNPSPASSRSVGPCLLPSSLSASATQPVRRAAVPRPRPQGTSGLLSTAGAHPVSSFLCSLGAGCSFLSSGDKPEAVMVIGKGLLGAGPRIPCIRTRLQNCPRRVPARRGPGFPRLGPGWAGAHRRLAEG from the exons ATGAAGACCCTTGCCCTAGCTGGAACTGAGCGGCCGTCTTTATTTAG CTCTCAGGGCCAGAGCGGGGCAGGAGGATGCGTCCCCGGCCCCGTCATGGAGCTGCGCTGTGGGGGACTGCTGTTCAGCTCTCGCTTTGATTCGGGGAACCTCGCGCATGTGGAGAAGGTGGAGTCTGTGTCCAGCGATGGGGAAGGAGCGGCAGGCGGGGTGGCAGCTCCCGCCAGCAGCCTTAGCTCCCCCGACTACGAGTTCAACGTGTGGACCCGGCCCGACTGTGCGGAGACGGAGTTTGAGAATGGGAACAG GTCCTGGTTCTACTTCAGCGTCCGGGGAGGAACGCCAGGGAAACTCATCAAGATCAACATCATGAACATGAACAAGCAGAGCAAGCTGTATTCCCAGGGCATGGCCCCGTTTGTGCGCACAGTGCCGACCCGGCCGCGCTGGGAACGGGTCCGAGACCGGCCCACCTTTGAG ATGACAGAGACGCAGTTTGTGTTATCCTTTGTTCACCGTTTCCTAGAAGGCCGTGGGGCCACCACCTTCTTCGCCTTCTGCTACCCCTTCTCCTACAGCGACTGCCAGGATCTGCTGAACCAACTAGACCAGCGCTTCCTGGAAAACCACCCCACCCATAGCAG CCCTCTGGATACCATCTATTACCATCGGGAGACGCTGTGCTACTCGCTGGATGGGCTGCGTGTGGACCTGCTGACCATCAGCTCCTGCCACGGGCTTCGCGAGGACCGAGAGCCACGCCTGGAGCTGCTCTTCCCCGACACCAGCACGCCCAGACCTTACTGTTTCACAGGCAAAAGG GTCTTCTTCCTAAGCAGCAGGGTTCACCCTGGGGAGACCCCGTCCAGCTTTGTCTTCAATGGCTTTCTGGACTTCATCCTTCGGCCTGATGACCCCCGGGCCCAAACCCTGCGTCGCCTGTTTGTCTTTAAGCTGATTCCCATGTTGAACCCCGATGGTGTGGTCCGTGGCCACTACCG caCAGACTCGCGGGGGGTGAATCTGAACCGCCAGTACCTGAAGCCTGACGCGGTCCTGCACCCCGCCATCTATGGGGCCAAAGCGGTGCTCCTCTACCACCACGTGCACTCGCGTCTCAATGCCCAGaacgcccctgagcaccagcagagtccccacctccctcccagcgCTCCCCCCGTCGACCTGGAGAAAGCCAGCAGCACTCTGCCAAGCGAAGCGCACCTGGACAGCGCCCCCAGCGGGGAGAACGCCGAGGCCTGGCCACCGCCCGCGCTCGCCGAACAGAAGCCCAGCAGCATGTGGATCGTGTCCCAGCAGGGCACCGAGAGTCAGCACCCAGCCCCCGACGACATCCCCCCCAAAGAGAGTGGGGTCGCCTACTACGTCGACCTGCACGGACATGCTTCCAAGAGGGGCTGCTTTATGTACGGAAACAGCTTCAGCGACGAGAGCACCCAG GTGGAAAATATGCTGTATCCAAAGCTCATCTCCTTGAACTCAGCCCACTTTGACTTCCAGGGCTGCAATTTTTCAGAGAAGAACATGTATGCCCGAGATCGCCGAGACGGCCAGTCCAAAGAGGGCAGCGGCCGGGTTGCCATCCACAAAGCCTCAGGGATAATCCACAG CTACACACTTGAATGCAACTACAACACCGGCCGCTCGGTGAACAGCATCCCTGCCGCCTGCCACGACAATGGCCGTGccagcccgccgccgccgcctgcctTCCCCTCCAGATACACTGTGGAGCTCTTTGAGCAG GTGGGTCGTGCAATGGCCATCGCGGCTCTGGACATGGCCGAGTGCAACCCATGGCCCCGCATCGTGCTGTCGGAGCACAGCAGCCTCACGAACCTGCGGGCCTGGATGCTGAGGCACGTGCGCAGCAGCcgaggcctgagcagcaccgtgAGCCTGGGCCTCACCAAGAAGAGAGGCGCCCGGACGCCGCCCAAGAACGCCAG CGGGTTGCCCGGCACCGGCCCTGAGAACACCCTGAGCCGCACACGCAGTTTCAGCACCGGCACCAGTGCCGGCGGCAGCCAGCAGGACTCCCCACAGATGAAGAGCTCCCCCAGCTTTCCCTTCCATGGCCTCCGGCCCCCGGGGCTGCCAGGCCTGGGCTCCGGCACCCAGAAGGTCAGCCAGCGGGAGCTGGGCCCTGTCAGAG GACGAGCCGGTGCTGAGCTGGCTAGAGGGAAAACAGGATGTGGGCCGACGGAGAACATTCCAGATCCTGCTAACCGTCCCAGCGTTTCTTCAGGATGCTGGT ACCCCCGCGGCCAGGAAAGGAGACGGCGACAGCAGCCGCTGACTCAGCGCCCCACCTCGAGCAGCCTGGCCGCACCGCAAGCTCCCAACCCCAGCCCGGCCTCCTCGCGCAGCGTgggcccctgcctgctgcccagcTCGCTCAGCGCCTCAG CGACCCAGCCGGTCCGGAGAGCAGCGGTGCCCAGACCCCGGCCCCAAGGAACTTCCGGCCTCCTCTCTACTGCAGGGGCCCACCCTGTCAGCAGCTTCCTTTGCTCTCTAGGGGCTGGCTGCTCGTTTCTGTCTTCAGGGGACAAGCCAGAAGCCGTGATGGTGATCGGGAAAGGCCTTCTAGGGGCGGGGCCTCGGATCCCCTGCATCAGGACCCGACTGCAG AACTGCCCGAGGAGAGTTCCCGCCAGGAGGGGTCCCGGATTCCCCAG GCTAGGCCCAGGCTGGGCCGGGGCTCACCGCCGACTTGCAGAGGGATGA
- the AGBL5 gene encoding cytosolic carboxypeptidase-like protein 5 isoform X2 encodes MKTLALAGTERPSLFSSQGQSGAGGCVPGPVMELRCGGLLFSSRFDSGNLAHVEKVESVSSDGEGAAGGVAAPASSLSSPDYEFNVWTRPDCAETEFENGNRSWFYFSVRGGTPGKLIKINIMNMNKQSKLYSQGMAPFVRTVPTRPRWERVRDRPTFEMTETQFVLSFVHRFLEGRGATTFFAFCYPFSYSDCQDLLNQLDQRFLENHPTHSSPLDTIYYHRETLCYSLDGLRVDLLTISSCHGLREDREPRLELLFPDTSTPRPYCFTGKRVFFLSSRVHPGETPSSFVFNGFLDFILRPDDPRAQTLRRLFVFKLIPMLNPDGVVRGHYRTDSRGVNLNRQYLKPDAVLHPAIYGAKAVLLYHHVHSRLNAQNAPEHQQSPHLPPSAPPVDLEKASSTLPSEAHLDSAPSGENAEAWPPPALAEQKPSSMWIVSQQGTESQHPAPDDIPPKESGVAYYVDLHGHASKRGCFMYGNSFSDESTQVENMLYPKLISLNSAHFDFQGCNFSEKNMYARDRRDGQSKEGSGRVAIHKASGIIHSYTLECNYNTGRSVNSIPAACHDNGRASPPPPPAFPSRYTVELFEQVGRAMAIAALDMAECNPWPRIVLSEHSSLTNLRAWMLRHVRSSRGLSSTVSLGLTKKRGARTPPKNASGLPGTGPENTLSRTRSFSTGTSAGGSQQDSPQMKSSPSFPFHGLRPPGLPGLGSGTQKVSQRELGPVRGRAGAELARGKTGCGPTENIPDPANRPSVSSGCWYPRGQERRRRQQPLTQRPTSSSLAAPQAPNPSPASSRSVGPCLLPSSLSASATQPVRRAAVPRPRPQGTSGLLSTAGAHPVSSFLCSLGAGCSFLSSGDKPEAVMVIGKGLLGAGPRIPCIRTRLQNCPRRVPARRGPGFPR; translated from the exons ATGAAGACCCTTGCCCTAGCTGGAACTGAGCGGCCGTCTTTATTTAG CTCTCAGGGCCAGAGCGGGGCAGGAGGATGCGTCCCCGGCCCCGTCATGGAGCTGCGCTGTGGGGGACTGCTGTTCAGCTCTCGCTTTGATTCGGGGAACCTCGCGCATGTGGAGAAGGTGGAGTCTGTGTCCAGCGATGGGGAAGGAGCGGCAGGCGGGGTGGCAGCTCCCGCCAGCAGCCTTAGCTCCCCCGACTACGAGTTCAACGTGTGGACCCGGCCCGACTGTGCGGAGACGGAGTTTGAGAATGGGAACAG GTCCTGGTTCTACTTCAGCGTCCGGGGAGGAACGCCAGGGAAACTCATCAAGATCAACATCATGAACATGAACAAGCAGAGCAAGCTGTATTCCCAGGGCATGGCCCCGTTTGTGCGCACAGTGCCGACCCGGCCGCGCTGGGAACGGGTCCGAGACCGGCCCACCTTTGAG ATGACAGAGACGCAGTTTGTGTTATCCTTTGTTCACCGTTTCCTAGAAGGCCGTGGGGCCACCACCTTCTTCGCCTTCTGCTACCCCTTCTCCTACAGCGACTGCCAGGATCTGCTGAACCAACTAGACCAGCGCTTCCTGGAAAACCACCCCACCCATAGCAG CCCTCTGGATACCATCTATTACCATCGGGAGACGCTGTGCTACTCGCTGGATGGGCTGCGTGTGGACCTGCTGACCATCAGCTCCTGCCACGGGCTTCGCGAGGACCGAGAGCCACGCCTGGAGCTGCTCTTCCCCGACACCAGCACGCCCAGACCTTACTGTTTCACAGGCAAAAGG GTCTTCTTCCTAAGCAGCAGGGTTCACCCTGGGGAGACCCCGTCCAGCTTTGTCTTCAATGGCTTTCTGGACTTCATCCTTCGGCCTGATGACCCCCGGGCCCAAACCCTGCGTCGCCTGTTTGTCTTTAAGCTGATTCCCATGTTGAACCCCGATGGTGTGGTCCGTGGCCACTACCG caCAGACTCGCGGGGGGTGAATCTGAACCGCCAGTACCTGAAGCCTGACGCGGTCCTGCACCCCGCCATCTATGGGGCCAAAGCGGTGCTCCTCTACCACCACGTGCACTCGCGTCTCAATGCCCAGaacgcccctgagcaccagcagagtccccacctccctcccagcgCTCCCCCCGTCGACCTGGAGAAAGCCAGCAGCACTCTGCCAAGCGAAGCGCACCTGGACAGCGCCCCCAGCGGGGAGAACGCCGAGGCCTGGCCACCGCCCGCGCTCGCCGAACAGAAGCCCAGCAGCATGTGGATCGTGTCCCAGCAGGGCACCGAGAGTCAGCACCCAGCCCCCGACGACATCCCCCCCAAAGAGAGTGGGGTCGCCTACTACGTCGACCTGCACGGACATGCTTCCAAGAGGGGCTGCTTTATGTACGGAAACAGCTTCAGCGACGAGAGCACCCAG GTGGAAAATATGCTGTATCCAAAGCTCATCTCCTTGAACTCAGCCCACTTTGACTTCCAGGGCTGCAATTTTTCAGAGAAGAACATGTATGCCCGAGATCGCCGAGACGGCCAGTCCAAAGAGGGCAGCGGCCGGGTTGCCATCCACAAAGCCTCAGGGATAATCCACAG CTACACACTTGAATGCAACTACAACACCGGCCGCTCGGTGAACAGCATCCCTGCCGCCTGCCACGACAATGGCCGTGccagcccgccgccgccgcctgcctTCCCCTCCAGATACACTGTGGAGCTCTTTGAGCAG GTGGGTCGTGCAATGGCCATCGCGGCTCTGGACATGGCCGAGTGCAACCCATGGCCCCGCATCGTGCTGTCGGAGCACAGCAGCCTCACGAACCTGCGGGCCTGGATGCTGAGGCACGTGCGCAGCAGCcgaggcctgagcagcaccgtgAGCCTGGGCCTCACCAAGAAGAGAGGCGCCCGGACGCCGCCCAAGAACGCCAG CGGGTTGCCCGGCACCGGCCCTGAGAACACCCTGAGCCGCACACGCAGTTTCAGCACCGGCACCAGTGCCGGCGGCAGCCAGCAGGACTCCCCACAGATGAAGAGCTCCCCCAGCTTTCCCTTCCATGGCCTCCGGCCCCCGGGGCTGCCAGGCCTGGGCTCCGGCACCCAGAAGGTCAGCCAGCGGGAGCTGGGCCCTGTCAGAG GACGAGCCGGTGCTGAGCTGGCTAGAGGGAAAACAGGATGTGGGCCGACGGAGAACATTCCAGATCCTGCTAACCGTCCCAGCGTTTCTTCAGGATGCTGGT ACCCCCGCGGCCAGGAAAGGAGACGGCGACAGCAGCCGCTGACTCAGCGCCCCACCTCGAGCAGCCTGGCCGCACCGCAAGCTCCCAACCCCAGCCCGGCCTCCTCGCGCAGCGTgggcccctgcctgctgcccagcTCGCTCAGCGCCTCAG CGACCCAGCCGGTCCGGAGAGCAGCGGTGCCCAGACCCCGGCCCCAAGGAACTTCCGGCCTCCTCTCTACTGCAGGGGCCCACCCTGTCAGCAGCTTCCTTTGCTCTCTAGGGGCTGGCTGCTCGTTTCTGTCTTCAGGGGACAAGCCAGAAGCCGTGATGGTGATCGGGAAAGGCCTTCTAGGGGCGGGGCCTCGGATCCCCTGCATCAGGACCCGACTGCAG AACTGCCCGAGGAGAGTTCCCGCCAGGAGGGGTCCCGGATTCCCCAGGTAA